A genomic segment from Leptolyngbya boryana PCC 6306 encodes:
- a CDS encoding serine/threonine-protein kinase encodes MQPPIPPATVLQSRYRILSVLGQGGFGRTYLAEDQGRFNEACAIKELTPPQDNPYALEKSKELFQREAQTLYQIQHPQIPQFRATFEQDQRFFIVQDYVEGQTYRSLLDERKSRGYVFSEAEVTQLVKQVLPVLAYIHGKGIIHRDIAPDNIILRDHDKLPVLIDFGVVKDLATRIQAQDTVKQHTTVGKLGYAPTEQMQTGRAYPNSDLYALAVTAVVLLTGREPQDLFDENTMTWRWQRFVNLEPTFGQVLNRMLSYRVSDRYQSATEVLQVLQSPATMAPLPATPPPTQAQPPTNVSRAETLAVGRRDSTTVAPTSLQNRNDPSIPSRSSLWDDPWAVLAIGTGLVLLTGLGAWTITRALMTPAPIASPTPIPTTPSPSPTKTATPKPSPTTTPSPDPVTYSQRLDFVQGAATRSGTLKSNETLNFIVPANQGQQLNASLGGGEGVLLSVLAPNRDPVDSASNRVSNWAGELPFTGDYIIQLRTVKGIPKSDFKLNVNLQTPAPSPSPSPSPTASPSIVEAVIEIPQGQTGTKVSERVDALTTRRYLINVRAKQSLALTLTPGTRFTVRYPDGSPVEDATNLQRWSAIVPKGGSYQVDVTSDAPAEFTLTVDVQG; translated from the coding sequence ATGCAGCCACCTATTCCCCCAGCTACTGTTTTACAAAGTCGCTATCGGATTCTCAGCGTGTTGGGACAGGGAGGGTTTGGTCGCACCTATCTTGCCGAAGATCAAGGACGATTTAACGAAGCTTGTGCGATTAAAGAATTAACGCCGCCTCAAGATAATCCTTACGCGCTAGAGAAATCCAAAGAATTATTTCAGCGCGAAGCCCAAACGCTTTACCAAATTCAGCATCCTCAGATTCCGCAGTTTCGTGCGACGTTTGAGCAGGATCAGCGATTTTTTATTGTGCAAGATTATGTCGAAGGGCAAACCTATCGATCGCTGTTAGATGAACGCAAATCGCGCGGGTATGTTTTTTCAGAAGCAGAAGTCACGCAGCTTGTGAAGCAGGTTTTACCTGTGTTGGCATATATTCACGGCAAAGGGATTATTCACCGAGATATTGCGCCGGACAATATCATTCTGCGTGATCACGATAAGCTGCCCGTCTTGATCGATTTTGGCGTGGTCAAAGATCTTGCGACTCGCATTCAGGCACAAGATACGGTCAAACAGCATACGACGGTTGGCAAGCTCGGCTATGCTCCGACCGAACAAATGCAGACGGGTCGAGCCTACCCGAATAGCGATTTATATGCGTTGGCAGTCACCGCTGTTGTTTTACTCACGGGACGCGAACCGCAGGATCTCTTCGACGAAAATACGATGACTTGGCGTTGGCAGCGATTCGTCAATTTAGAGCCAACGTTTGGACAGGTGCTGAATCGAATGCTGAGTTATCGAGTCAGCGATCGCTATCAATCTGCAACCGAAGTCTTGCAAGTTCTACAAAGTCCGGCAACGATGGCTCCGCTGCCAGCGACCCCTCCGCCCACTCAGGCGCAGCCACCGACGAATGTCTCTAGAGCAGAAACCTTGGCAGTGGGTCGGCGCGATAGTACGACGGTTGCGCCGACGAGTTTGCAAAATCGCAATGATCCTTCGATTCCATCGAGAAGTTCGCTTTGGGATGATCCGTGGGCGGTGCTTGCGATCGGAACTGGGCTAGTGCTGCTGACAGGACTGGGAGCTTGGACTATCACCCGTGCTTTGATGACTCCTGCCCCGATCGCGTCTCCGACTCCAATCCCAACGACTCCGTCTCCAAGTCCAACTAAAACTGCGACTCCAAAACCTTCTCCGACTACAACTCCGAGTCCTGATCCGGTCACGTATAGTCAGCGACTTGATTTTGTTCAAGGTGCAGCGACTCGCAGTGGAACATTAAAATCGAATGAGACTCTCAATTTTATTGTTCCCGCTAATCAAGGGCAGCAGTTGAATGCAAGTTTGGGCGGTGGAGAAGGTGTGCTATTAAGCGTTTTAGCCCCGAATCGCGATCCAGTCGATAGTGCATCAAATCGTGTCTCGAATTGGGCAGGAGAACTCCCGTTTACGGGGGATTACATCATTCAATTGAGAACCGTAAAAGGGATTCCTAAGAGCGATTTCAAGCTCAACGTCAATCTGCAAACGCCAGCCCCTAGCCCTTCACCGTCTCCCTCTCCAACGGCAAGTCCAAGCATTGTGGAAGCCGTGATTGAAATTCCACAAGGTCAGACTGGAACGAAGGTGAGTGAAAGAGTCGATGCCCTCACGACTCGTCGCTATCTCATCAATGTTCGTGCTAAGCAATCTTTAGCCTTGACCCTTACTCCGGGGACACGATTTACGGTACGGTATCCAGATGGTAGCCCGGTTGAAGATGCAACGAATTTACAGCGATGGAGTGCGATTGTACCGAAAGGCGGAAGCTATCAAGTTGATGTGACGAGTGATGCTCCAGCGGAGTTCACGCTGACTGTTGATGTCCAAGGATAA
- the bioD gene encoding dethiobiotin synthase — translation MNALLITGTDTDAGKTVLTTALIAYWQKYCRSRSLGVMKPLQTGIGDRETYGQLFQLDQPPELLNPLHFTAPLAPPIAADLEGRQVQLEPVWQAFETLRSQRDFVLVEALGGLGSPVTHSTTVADWAWDWHLPAVLVVPVKLGAIGQAVANVALARQMKVHLRGIVLNCIRSTSIEEIENWASVSLIQRLTGLPVLGLIPHLADPTDVEKLAQIAADLDLERLIPEAL, via the coding sequence GTGAATGCACTCTTGATCACCGGAACCGATACGGATGCCGGGAAAACGGTACTGACGACTGCTTTAATTGCATATTGGCAAAAGTATTGTCGATCGCGATCGCTCGGCGTCATGAAACCTTTGCAGACGGGAATCGGCGATCGCGAAACGTATGGTCAGTTATTTCAGTTAGATCAGCCACCAGAATTGCTGAATCCGCTGCATTTTACAGCGCCGCTTGCCCCTCCGATCGCGGCGGATCTAGAAGGCAGGCAGGTTCAGCTTGAGCCAGTTTGGCAGGCGTTTGAGACGTTGCGAAGTCAGCGAGATTTTGTCCTGGTTGAAGCGTTGGGTGGATTAGGTTCGCCCGTGACGCACAGTACAACCGTGGCAGATTGGGCGTGGGATTGGCATTTACCTGCGGTGCTGGTTGTTCCGGTGAAGTTGGGAGCGATCGGGCAAGCGGTGGCGAATGTGGCTTTGGCGCGTCAAATGAAGGTGCATCTGCGCGGAATTGTGCTGAACTGTATTCGATCGACTTCGATCGAAGAAATCGAGAATTGGGCATCGGTGAGCTTGATTCAGCGATTAACAGGACTGCCTGTGCTGGGGTTGATTCCGCATTTAGCTGATCCAACCGATGTTGAGAAGCTAGCTCAGATTGCAGCAGATTTGGATTTGGAGCGATTGATACCGGAAGCGCTTTAG